The window catgtgCAACACCAATTTTTTAGTTAACATCCTCACCATTGGTTCCAAGGTTTCTTTGGTGGCTGCAagagaaaaacaacatttttaattaaaaagccaTAATTTATCATATTAATATTTGCAATAGGGATGGGAATCTTTAGGTATCTGACTATACGATTCATATCGATTCTAGGGGTCACGATTAGATTAAAAATCGATTCACGATTTTTCGATTTTTAATCATGATTCACAGTTTTCACCgcattttttgtgcacaatggACATCAAATGCACCAGTATTTtgatacaaaaacacactagtCTAGTCCTGACTCAAGAAATCAGTGTTTCctaataactattattttcccaataaatcaaaaatattttacgcTTCCCATTAGGGTTGTGCCCGAATACAAATACCGTGTTCGGAAAGGGAACGGCGTGTACTACGGAACccctaaagggaataaatatgagatgcgatgaaaaatatatatttcgaTGCTTTCTTTCTATCTAGTTCACTATCAATACAAATATTtagagataatttactcatccctttgtcatccaagatgttcatgtctttctttcttcagtcataaagaaattatgttttttgaggaaaacatttcaggatttttatccatatagtggacttccatcgtgcctgtgagtttgaacttccaaaatgcagtttaaatgcagcttcaaagggctctaaagacATAGATGAGATAGCTATAAAgatagctagataagacccttattcctcagctaagatcatttagagccctttaaagttGCATTTGGTTCGATTGAATCAAACTCAAGTTCGTTTTCCCCTTGGTGCAGATCTTTTGGGCAGGTCTGCATACAGCAATCGCACTCGGGTGCAACCAAACAATCATACCAAGACCCAGCTGAAGAGGTGGTCTCGGTCCGGTGCCAAACGAACTCTGATATGGTTAAACAGATGAACCAATGAATGGATGACATTAAGCACatgtgtggttttgtttacagtTTCTGGTTCAGGCAGCAAAAAGGGCAGTGTAAAAGCGAACcgcaccaaaaaaataaaataaataaactagcAGACTTTCCTTACAccctaaactgcattttggaagttcaaattcacgggcaacatgatcactatatggagagaaattctgaaatgttttccctcaaaaaacataatttctgtatgactgaagaaagaaagaacatcttggatgtaaattatctgtaaatgtttgttctggaagtaaacttctttaTTATGctcactttttacttttactctgTATACAATGGAGCGGCAGTACTTACCAAACaatttacaagattagatgtttgtcagtggtgctcaggatctgcaaatcattcagcATTGTCCTATTGGTCATTTCTCCTTaatctgtttatgtggtaagtgaaattttatcTAATGTAATGTAACACGCAACTGCTAGCAGGCAGCTAACCATGTCCGTAGAATGGGTTGTTGGTTTTCCGTGCCTTTGCAAATATGGATATTCGGGCACATCCCTACTTTCCATAAtaacaaaagatcaataattAATTGCCCTCACTGAAAATGTAGCAAaatctattttgtttttctctctccattgctgttgctgttttgttccGACAATTAGGCCTAGgctattactattatattaaaggagaagttcacttccagaacaaaaattgacagataatgtactcactccatgtcatccaagatgttcatgtctttctttgttcagttgtaaagaaattgttttttgagggaaacatttcatgatttttctccatataatggaatgCAATGGTGtcccgattctgaacttccaaaatgcagttattttcataaaaacaatacaatttatatcgtttttaatgtcaaatgctcatcttgtctcactctccCTGTTTTTTCCCGGTTTATGACAGTtcgggtatgttgaaaaattcccatctcacgttcgccctcaacttcaaaattatctTATATCGCCATTTTACCTTTttggttaagggtgtttgaccttctttgcatgttcactttgcataaactggatctgtacttctgcagcgatgtaggatgattttgaaatcatttttgaagctgagggagaaaacGATTATAGAGTTTTTTTtgaccctaactgtcttgaatcagaatacagttcagggagagaaagacaagataagcgtttgagattaaaaagtatttaaattgtattttttaaaataaaaataaccaattgttttactaggtaagatccttcttcctccgttgggatcgtttactaccacatttgggatcatttgaagccgaactgcattttggaagttcaaaatcggggcaccatatcagtccattatatagagaaaaatcctgaaatgtttacctcaaaaaacaatttctttatggctgaagaaagaaagacattaacatcttggatgacaaggaggtgaacattatctgtagatttttgttctggaagtggacttttttttatttagaaaatcgtttttttgaaatttgtgaaTCAATACGAATCGCTAGAAGACtgaattaagattttaaatgcgaatcgatttttttcccccaccccTAATTTCCAAGAACTTTTCATTTAGATGTATGTCTCTTACCTCCAAGATCAATGACAACAATATCATCATCTTCCCCATTCAATACGCTATTTTCCTGTATCCCTTCATCTGTGATGCCAATGACACCCTGTggttctcctcctcctccttcttcctCCTCCGAATCCTCATCTCGGTAATCCAATCCCAGCATTCCATAAAGGCCCTTCATCACCGACTCACACTCAAGGACTGATCTGATACAGACACAAAACACAGTCAAATGGCCACCGTGATTTGGAAATACGGTCATcaggcattaaaaaaatacagtaactcACTCGTAGGCATTGCTGTACAGGAGGCGGGTGCAAGTGGATTCCCTCTCCCTCTGCTTCACCCACTCCTCCACCTGCGCCAGCTGCTCGCGTCTCTGCATCAGATGAGGGTTTCGTTCCACCTCAGCCTGGATCCAGCGCTGCAGGTCATCCTTTGTCATTCTCAGGAGGTTATCGTCATCTTTTCGGCTACTCATGGCTTTACTGGAAAACATTTTGGAAAAAGGTTGGTTGTTAATAACTGCACAAGATTTGCtcacagatttggagaaatgcagcattacatcacatgctcaccagtggatcctctgcagtgaatgggtgccgtcagagtccaaacagctgataaaaacatcacaataattatgcattatattactatgttattatggattacagactctcattttggccagaagcaacagtttaaaacatcttaatgatggatttgtttctacGAGCACGCTGTTATTCACATACAACACATTATCACTCTGTAGCTGAATGGATAACTTGTGGataactgtgatgtttttatcaactgtttggactcattctgacggcacccattccctgattcattggtgagcaagtgatgtgatgAAGTGAGCACATTTTtagcagattttcatttttgggtgaagtactTCTTTAACTCCTTAAgttcttttttgtatttgttcttTAAGTATTTGTACAGAAGGCACATAGTTTGAATTAGATTATGCAAATAATGACTGACAGATCAAGAACTGTAAAGAGGCGTGACAACTGGAGGGAATAAACGTATAATAACTTTCATAACTTCTTTCCCTTTAATCTGACTAATACTAAGGCCTAATAAACCAAATGTGGTAACTCTTTGCTATGGCAATAAATCGCGTAAAGCAAGATTTTAACACAAGGGGACATACATACTTTCTAATTCCCCAAATCGCTGCTGTAGTCTGTCTGAATCCTGAGGAATCTCACATATCAAAAAAACGTGTAGCTGCAGATTGTATGGCGGACACTATTCCGCTTTTTATATGTCGATAAAGCACAAAGTCTGCCAGTGCTGCACGGAAGAGTCTTTACGGATAGCCTACAACCTCCGACATCTCACGAAAAACTAAAAAGTGAACAATAAAAGAACTAAAACCGCAATGAGGGACACAATATCCACACTTACTGAGCCTGTGTGCTGGCGGATGCACAGTCTACAAGAGGCATTCTGATTGGTCCATTGCACGTTGACGCGGGAGGGTTAGCCACGCCCACATCAATAGGGGGATTAACGGGCATAGTTGGGCGTAATTTAAGTATGTTAGgtctaaataataattattttagtcTAAACGCGTAGTTCCAcgtgttttttttatcaaatggctattaaagattacaaaaaattgtattttttcaggTGTAATTTATCGTCAAGCTTCTTTATGGACGAGCCTTTACACGTGCCATCTGTTACTTTTCTCAGCGCTGGGATGTATGATCCAATTACAGTCGTTTATTCAGGTTGTGTTGTGTTTAGTCTTTGAAAAAGGATCAGACATAAACAGCTCTGCAGCAATTGTCAACAGGTAAAGGAAAAATAGAGTAACATACTTATCATGTAGACTTGATTTTgaggttttgttttaataaacatgtaGTTTATGGTATAATGATCATTTTTAAGATATTAACTAATGCAGTTGTAGAaaataaagcaatttttttttgatggagCACAGGAGTCAGGATCCTGGACCAGTGAATGAATGACCGCCACACAACACCAGTGCAATTCACTCAAGGGTCCCATGACTCTTAAGACTAGACTTATGTCATGTCTGCTGTCTATGTTCCCAAAATACATGAGTTAGTATGGGGGGGCACAGGGTGTTGTGGATTCTCACAATCTCACAATGccaaaaatctatatttatattaagtaaagatcatgttccatgaagatattttgtaaatttcctaacataaatatataaaaatgtaatttttaattagtaatatgcattgctaaaacctttggacaactttaaaggcgattttctcaatatttagattattttattctattattttttaaaacctcagattccagattttcaaatagttgtatctcagccaaatattgtcctatcataaaccaaaaatcaatggaaaggttttttattaagctttcagatgacaatttgaaaaaaaagaccctcatgactggttttagtggtccagggtcacatatagcagaaatatactgagaaaaatgtacGTATAAAACAATACAGTTTTTTCAGCAATCAGTTTCAAGGGAAGAGTTTAATAGAAAATTATCAAAACAGTGAAATAACATGTAGTGaccaaaatgttaaacaaatcaaaactaaTTTTTGAACCTTTATTTAGACCTCATTTTGCTCCATGTATAATTTcagtgaaaatgtaaaaatacaacacagcaaagataaaaaaaagtttaacaaattatgaaagcatgaaatattaatatggTTGAGTTGTGGCAGTAATTGCATATATTAATCCCTTCTTGTCATTTGTTAGGCTTCACTAGTGGTCTTGGGTTCACTGTGTTCATCCTCCACCCGACCAGAGCAGTTTTTCTTTAGAGGGTCCCTGAGAGACATCATTTCCTGTATCTTCAGGTAGGTGTCACAATCTGAGGGAAACTGATTCCTCTGAAAAACATAGTTGAAATCAAAACAAGCTCTTTAAAAAGGATAAATTCTCTAGAAAAAGAATGATGATACTCACGTTGAGAGAAAGACGCAGAAGACCACCTTCACCCTGGCCTTCCAGAGATGAGAGGAATGCCTTGAGTGACTGCTCAGTCAATTTATTTCCTGCATtatcagaaaataaaacattacagcaataatgaaaaatgtttcagtctaatgctgaaattaaataaattctgaaatGAAATCACCTGAAAGATTCAGAGAAGTAAGGCATGTGTTTCCTGGATTAATGACTTTCCCTCCAGTGTGCACAATTCCAGGATCCAATAGAGGATTCACTGTTTCAACCACCTCCACTCTCTGACAAACAAATGCTTACATGTTTAATGCGAAGTATGTTTAAATTTTGAAAATcaaattatatacactaccagtaagattttaaatgctttttaaagaagtctcttttgctccccaagcctgcatttatttgatccaaagtacagcaaaacagaaaaatgtaaaatatttttactgtttaaaataatagttttctatttgaatatacaggtgcatctcaataaattagaatgccatggaaaagttcatttatttcagtaattcaactcaaattgtgaaactcatgtattaaataaattcagtgcacacagactgaagtagtttaagtctgtggttcttttaattgtgatgattttggctcacatttaacaaaaacccaccaattcactatctcaacaaattagaatatggtgacctgccaatcagctaatcaacttaAAACACCTGCagatggtctctcagtttggttcactaggctacacaatcatggggaagactgctgatctgacagttgtccagaagacaatcattgacacccttcacaaggagggtaagccacaaacattcattgccaaagatgctggctgttcacagagtgctgtatccaagcatgttaacagaaagttgagtggaaggaaaaattgtggaagaaaaagatgcacaaccaaccaagAGAAACGCAGCCTTGAGATGCTTGTCAGGCTAAAAAAccattcaagaatttgggtgaacttcacaaggaatggactgaggctggggtcaaggcatcaagagccattACCAAGagattactccagtcacatgttcattgaaaaatcattctaatattctgatttgctgctcaaagcATCctgaaatgataataataaaattttttcttgaacagccaatcagtatattagaatgattatctgaagaatcatgtgacactgaagcctggagtaatgctgaaaatgtaggtctgattacaggaataaattacattttaaaatatatttgaatagaaagcagttattttttttaacagtaaaaatatttcaaaataaaactgcttttgccgtattttggataaaataaatccaggcttggtgagcaaaagagaattctttagaaaacattaaaaaatcttttgactggtagtgaataTAAATGCTTTTTGGAAAATGTATTTTCCTTCCTGGAAGATCCTTATCTTTGTCTTATTCTTACCTCTTGTTCAGATACTACGAGATTATTGTCTTTGCCTGCTGATTTTCCAGCCTGACTACGGGGAACTTTATTATCTGAATGAAAAgcaagaaagaaatattttctcTACATATAaactatgtaaaatataaagtcCATTTCTGAATCTCAAAAACAGGCGTCAAAGGAATTTAAATACCTTTCTTGGCCACCTTTGGCTCCTCTTTCTTTGCTGCCTGACCTGCCGCtggtttttcctctttttttagGGTTTTCCTACATACAATAAAGTGAAATCAtgcaacaaacatttaaaaatatacatgtcaTAAAATGCATATGCAATATATAGGAAACAACACTACTTTACCTTCTTTTTGGTGGAGTTCTTTGTACTCTTGCTGAGACGATCCAGCGAAGAGCTGCTGCGGACAGAGACGGGCCGCTCATGTGAGTCTGCAAGACTAACCAGAGATGGCTGGACCATTGTTGATTCTTCACCTTTAATTAGCAGCTTCCTCCTCTCAACTATCTCCTCATGTGACAAAGCAAAGGGCCCAAGCACCTAAACAAGGAAATGAGAAAAGATTCATGGAAATATCCTTGTTTAATGTGTCAAGTTTGAGCAAGGCAGATCAAATGTAGTTGCTAATAGGAGTATATAAGTATACCTCAGCCAGATGAGCTGCTCCATTATCCCCTATTTGATTGTAGGATAACGACAGACACAGCAAGGAACGGTTGAGACGCAGACCCTTTAAAAAAAGAGGTATGGCTGAAAAACTCTTGACATCATTACAAACTGTCTGAATGCCTTCACATAGACAGACTTTAATTTTACACACCTGAGCAATGTGAATTGCACCCGCATCACCAAAACTATTAAAGGCTAGGTTGAGTGACAGGAGGTTTTTGTTGGCAGAGTGTACTGTAGACAGAGCCGAGCCAATCAGACGGGCTCCTTCCTCTCCTATATGATTATTACGTAGTGATAAATCTGTCAACCTAGCATAGACATTATTTGAAAAGAACTGAGTGAAAAAACACTACAAACAATGCATAATCATAATGAGAGAGATATATTATAACACACTTGAATTCTATATTTTTACCCAGAAGTGAACTAAATCTGACagaacctaaaataaaatatttttttactacaatttaaaatagcagttttcattttaatattttaatttgattgtaatttattcctactATGGCAACACTGAATTTTTAGCTGCCATTACTAgttagttttcagtgtcacatgatccttcagaaatcattccagtatgctgatttgctacccaagaaacatttttattattatcaatgttgaaagcatttttgctgtttaatatttttgaggaagGTCTAATGCAATGTTACCCAAAACATTTATctcaaacttctgaatggtagaATATATTGTAAGcatcatgtgtatgtgtgtttaaaaatgaaaatgactcaCATGCTGTCTTCCCCTATGAGTAAATGGTAACTCTGCTCAGGGAGTGGATTGCCCTCTAAAACCACCTTCCTATCAAGATATAAGTTGGTAGATGATGTCATAAGATAATCTattatcataaattatattccaaatagatctttttttatgtgGTGCAAAGCACAAAGTAGTAGGCCTATCCAACTTTTTCCTACCCGTAAGAGTGagtgcatttgtttgttcattttatggttctggcttccagtctcatctgcatccagctatttttagctgtacaaaacagcttgttttgctgctggatattgcaaattggggtgtcttaccatattactttaatgtattgtattaattatgagcacactggtttgtagtgcaaacaattttattgttttctgtgcATTGTAATTCTTGTTATTTGACTAGGGTAGTCATGGCACTTagagagtcgggcttgtaaAAAAGGTTGCTGGTTCGATTCCcgcaccagcaggaattgaaggtggggattgtgaataaACAGCACTCTTTCCatcttcaataccatgactgaagtgcccttgagcaaggcaccgaacccccaattgctccctGGGTGCTagagcaatggctgcccactgctccgggtgtgtgttcacagtgtgtgtgtgtgcatgtgtgttcacttttcactgctgtgtgtgtgcactcgtgatgggttaaatgcagaggaccaatttcgagtatgggtcaccatacttgacaaTACATCGTCACTTCACTTTTACTTATTTCCacgttaaagaaaaaggtggatagccCATTAATGAATATGATTTCGTGAAAGATAATCATTTTAAGCCTTAAATAACATTCTGTGATTTActttatgttttctttaaattaattagttaaagATTACTTAAAACCCACTGAATGTGGTTCTTAATAACACCAGAATAAGAATGAATGTAAAGGGCCTTGAAGATGATTTGACTGTTCTTACCTGAGATTTGAACACAGAGAAACTGTGTTTCTCATAGAGTTGAAAGTGTGATCCGTCAAGCCCATACGCCACATGCTGCAAAACAACACCGTTAATGGAAATCTGACATAACATATTGTTAATTTGCAACATAAACACTCACAGACACAGGCTTACTGTAAGCACTGTAAGTTA of the Labeo rohita strain BAU-BD-2019 chromosome 19, IGBB_LRoh.1.0, whole genome shotgun sequence genome contains:
- the lrrc71 gene encoding LOW QUALITY PROTEIN: leucine-rich repeat-containing protein 71 (The sequence of the model RefSeq protein was modified relative to this genomic sequence to represent the inferred CDS: deleted 1 base in 1 codon); the encoded protein is MKKRVEKSSKEKVDKVDSVTDEEPPKTADDYQCSGNLELDFTELCKLMAVKEIPSVKIKRSASTNGGVMDNQFQTSLESQMTTWSSKPCLQIELDNEDHGSVKEVKISGWKVDEVLLQVLSRLLPSLSNLQCLHMWRMGLTDHTFNSMRNTVSLCSNLRKVVLEGNPLPEQSYHLLIGEDSMLTDLSLRNNHIGEEGARLIGSALSTVHSANKNLLSLNLAFNSFGDAGAIHIAQGLRLNRSLLCLSLSYNQIGDNGAAHLAEVLGPFALSHEEIVERRKLLIKGEESTMVQPSLVSLADSHERPVSVRSSSSLDRLSKSTKNSTKKKENPKKEEKPAAGQAAKKEEPKVAKKDNKVPRSQAGKSAGKDNNLVVSEQERVEVVETVNPLLDPGIVHTGGKVINPGNTCLTSLNLSGNKLTEQSLKAFLSSLEGQGEGGLLRLSLNRNQFPSDCDTYLKIQEMMSLRDPLKKNCSGRVEDEHSEPKTTSEA